A section of the Spirochaetota bacterium genome encodes:
- a CDS encoding LytTR family DNA-binding domain-containing protein: MKEVNNISVVLAEDEQPARELLIKYILDRPELTLEDIARNGEEALELLSSKWYDLLFLDINLPILSGIEVIERLDYSPYVIFTTAYDKYAIKAFDIGAIDYLLKPFDKKRFNQAVDKAISIIKDKKTFNLPHKLGLYFKENENHYILPFDEIIYLSSHASHTIVNTEERSFETAQLLKEIGKKLPENLFVRIHKQYIVNLQFVSHIQYVIGGQYMVYLKDENETTLPVGRKFATTFKEKLKI, encoded by the coding sequence ATGAAAGAGGTTAATAACATTTCTGTTGTGCTTGCTGAAGATGAGCAGCCTGCTAGAGAATTGTTAATCAAATATATTCTTGATAGGCCGGAACTCACTTTAGAGGATATAGCCCGTAATGGTGAAGAGGCTTTGGAACTACTCTCTTCAAAGTGGTATGATTTATTATTTCTGGACATAAATCTACCAATTTTATCCGGTATTGAGGTTATAGAGAGACTCGATTATTCCCCCTATGTGATCTTTACAACGGCATATGATAAATATGCTATCAAGGCCTTTGATATTGGAGCCATTGACTATTTACTTAAACCCTTTGATAAGAAGAGATTTAATCAGGCTGTTGACAAAGCAATATCTATTATTAAAGACAAAAAAACCTTCAACCTCCCTCATAAGTTGGGTTTATATTTTAAAGAGAATGAGAATCATTATATATTGCCATTTGATGAAATTATATACCTCTCCTCCCATGCGTCTCATACGATTGTTAATACTGAGGAGAGATCTTTTGAAACTGCACAGCTATTAAAGGAGATTGGGAAAAAGCTTCCAGAGAATTTGTTTGTTCGTATTCATAAACAATATATTGTAAACCTACAATTTGTTTCTCATATTCAGTATGTTATAGGGGGACAGTATATGGTGTATCTTAAGGATGAAAACGAAACGACCCTGCCAGTTGGACGAAAATTTGCCACTACTTTTAAGGAAAAATTGAAAATTTGA
- a CDS encoding AAA family ATPase encodes MINLQGYKSSEEIVKNTKTALYRGFRNYDKKSVLIKTPTSEYPSIKDINRLINEFIITENLNIEGVVRAIALENYNNIHAIIFDDFIGIPLRCLIYSNRINIDLFLQIAIKLTEILSEIHNNNIIHCGINPDNILISPISEINEIEDLQVKITGFGNAYHSLQEDQQITTSPSLYDTFLEYISPEQTGRINRVIDYRSDLYSLGITLYEMLMNDVPFNSDDTLQLIHCQIAQKPIEPKTINKNIPEVISDITIKLLSKKPEERYQSAKGLRMDLKKCQSQFEKAGVIKPFTLGLKDVSKRLLISDKIFGRDKEIELLMQAFDRVCNPQLFLHNNVERKGAGLSLVTGQAGIGKTALINKMHKPVVSKSGYFISSKHEQFTRDIPYSAIIQAFRLLIKQVLSESSEEMQSLREKILENLNPNAQILIDVIPELELIIGKQQAVADVGPREAQNRFNIYFRKFVGIFAIKEHPLVLFIDDLQWADPASLNLIRVLVTDREIQYLLIIGAYREGEVCKSHPLSSMLEEIEKEGIHITDIQLMPLDVIDVNHMIAHMFNCERERALLLSASAHEKTNGNPFFVIQFIKTLYNEKMLMFNHASGWSWDIEKINQIQVTDNVVEFLTNKITKLSGNTQRILKICACIGSSFEIGLLSTVITLTVEKTLSALSESVDEGLIGLAGNVYRFNHDRIQEAVYSIIPDEERIRLHFMIGKFLLEKATGEKVEENIYYIVNKLNHGITQIVNQDEMNDLAKLNLMAGEKAKESTAYSAAVHYLRTGMELLPEDCWDSNYYLAYSILKERAECEYLSGNFDEAENIFNIIIHNARTDVDKANVYNMMIVLCTNKGEIQEAIKLGIEGLKMFGVKIQIQPTNFAIYKELLKLKLRLRGREIEDLINLKDLHDPEQLSIVNLIGNIGTPAHYSNPKMSAYLGLKSINDIYLKYGNTAFSSFAYIYLSALIGSYLGEYELGNKFGRLALDLSEKYNNKKIKCKTDFCFAYFIQHWIGHAREGIKYFVSAYELGIESGDLIYAGHSINIMTLYRFIMGDNLDDIFHEYTKYEDFLRNTKDPFIIFRYIDNVHIYLNLKGLAADKNSFIHGDYNKNQQLNIIREGNNVVEIVQQLINRIITLFLFEKYLECYKLSKELDKIPEVGTLFVAEHIFYYSLTISPLLLDASYTEKNKYWRILKKNQRKMKRWANICPENFLHKYLLLSGEISRISKRNEEAMSLYDEAIASAHDNGYTQNEAIACEVAAKFYLSIGREKIARTYMQEAYNLYKKWGATAKTEQLEEVYSSLLYKHGGIIPTWEDRGESTDINDSTILDFNTMLDVIQAISREIHLDKLLKIIMKAALQNSGARKVFLIKERDNALFILAEGRIISKGMHHDIYTSISNSIPIESSEELSSSIVNYVARTGYDVALNNASNEGIFIDDPYIIKNSAKSILCTPIKHYGRIITIVYLENDLATDIFTTERIDVLKLLLTQAAISIENAQLYREQEIALEKLHRLDKLKDKLIRQYEESKYRILQERMNPHFLFNAIHTIHALIHKDVEVADRAMIVLAEIYHFLMDKSFNSLITFEEEWQFVIHYLEFEKLRFSDTLSFETSKAGNFSDVFIPPLILQPIVGNSIKHGLRQKIGPGFVKVYATRYNDIVSVEILDNGTGLKTDDIYSRSLGNIKARLKYHFEESDLRLRNNQDGGVIASIYFRPCTGIRG; translated from the coding sequence ATGATAAATCTTCAAGGTTATAAATCCTCAGAGGAAATTGTTAAGAATACTAAAACAGCACTTTATCGAGGTTTCAGGAATTATGATAAAAAATCAGTTCTTATAAAAACACCTACAAGCGAATATCCAAGCATCAAGGATATCAATAGACTAATAAATGAGTTTATAATAACTGAAAACCTTAACATTGAAGGTGTAGTTCGGGCCATTGCTCTTGAGAATTATAACAATATTCATGCAATAATATTTGATGATTTTATTGGCATTCCACTTAGATGCTTGATCTATAGCAATAGAATAAACATTGATCTTTTTCTTCAAATTGCCATTAAGCTAACAGAAATCCTATCGGAGATTCATAATAATAATATAATCCACTGCGGAATAAACCCAGATAATATCCTCATCTCCCCAATCTCTGAAATAAATGAAATAGAAGATCTTCAGGTTAAAATTACCGGCTTTGGGAATGCGTATCACAGCTTACAAGAAGATCAACAGATTACTACCTCCCCTAGCCTCTATGACACTTTTTTAGAATATATATCTCCAGAACAGACCGGACGCATCAACAGGGTAATTGATTATAGGTCTGATTTGTACTCTCTTGGCATTACCCTCTATGAAATGCTCATGAATGATGTTCCCTTTAATTCCGATGACACCCTTCAACTCATTCACTGCCAAATCGCACAAAAGCCTATTGAGCCAAAAACGATTAACAAGAATATCCCTGAGGTGATCTCTGATATTACTATAAAATTGCTGTCGAAAAAACCTGAAGAGAGGTATCAGAGCGCCAAGGGCTTGAGGATGGATTTAAAAAAATGCCAAAGCCAATTTGAAAAAGCAGGGGTGATTAAACCATTTACTCTGGGTTTGAAGGATGTCAGCAAAAGACTACTGATTTCTGATAAAATCTTTGGTAGGGATAAAGAAATCGAACTCCTAATGCAGGCTTTTGATAGGGTATGCAATCCCCAATTATTCCTTCATAATAATGTAGAGCGGAAGGGCGCTGGTTTGTCGTTAGTTACAGGACAAGCAGGTATCGGCAAGACTGCGTTAATAAACAAGATGCATAAACCTGTAGTGTCGAAGAGTGGATATTTCATCTCCAGTAAACATGAGCAATTCACAAGAGATATCCCTTACAGCGCTATTATTCAGGCTTTTAGATTGTTAATAAAGCAAGTTTTGTCTGAAAGCAGCGAGGAGATGCAGTCGTTACGCGAAAAGATTTTGGAAAACCTAAACCCAAATGCTCAAATTTTAATAGATGTAATACCAGAATTAGAACTAATTATCGGCAAGCAACAAGCGGTTGCTGACGTTGGGCCAAGGGAGGCCCAAAACAGGTTTAATATATATTTTCGAAAATTTGTTGGAATATTTGCTATTAAAGAGCATCCCCTAGTCCTATTCATAGATGACCTTCAATGGGCAGACCCAGCCAGCCTTAACCTGATAAGGGTGCTTGTAACTGATAGGGAAATACAATATCTATTAATAATCGGTGCTTACAGAGAGGGTGAAGTATGCAAATCTCATCCCTTATCCTCTATGCTGGAAGAGATAGAAAAGGAAGGAATACACATTACTGACATCCAACTGATGCCATTGGATGTCATAGATGTTAATCACATGATTGCACATATGTTTAATTGTGAGAGGGAGAGGGCGTTACTCCTATCAGCTTCTGCCCATGAGAAGACAAATGGAAATCCCTTTTTTGTTATTCAATTCATAAAAACTCTCTATAATGAAAAGATGTTAATGTTCAATCATGCTTCAGGATGGTCATGGGATATAGAAAAGATCAATCAGATCCAGGTTACAGATAATGTTGTAGAATTTTTGACAAATAAGATTACAAAATTATCGGGAAACACACAGCGCATATTGAAGATATGCGCCTGCATTGGCAGCAGTTTTGAAATAGGCCTTCTGTCAACAGTAATTACCTTGACTGTTGAAAAGACACTTTCAGCGCTTTCAGAATCGGTTGATGAAGGACTAATTGGTCTCGCAGGAAATGTATATAGATTTAACCATGATCGGATTCAAGAAGCTGTCTATTCTATTATCCCTGATGAGGAGAGGATTCGTCTGCATTTTATGATAGGTAAGTTCCTGTTAGAGAAGGCAACCGGAGAAAAGGTAGAGGAGAATATTTATTATATTGTAAACAAGCTTAATCATGGAATTACCCAGATAGTGAATCAAGATGAGATGAATGATTTGGCAAAGTTAAATCTCATGGCTGGTGAAAAGGCAAAGGAATCTACAGCCTATAGTGCAGCAGTACATTATTTAAGGACCGGGATGGAGCTTCTGCCAGAGGATTGCTGGGATAGCAATTATTATCTGGCATATTCTATTCTAAAGGAGAGAGCGGAATGTGAGTATCTTTCAGGAAATTTTGATGAGGCTGAAAACATATTTAATATAATAATTCACAATGCCAGAACAGATGTTGATAAAGCAAATGTTTATAATATGATGATAGTATTATGTACTAACAAAGGCGAGATTCAGGAAGCAATCAAATTGGGTATAGAGGGACTTAAAATGTTCGGTGTGAAGATTCAGATTCAACCAACAAATTTTGCAATCTATAAAGAATTACTGAAGCTAAAGTTAAGGTTAAGGGGAAGAGAGATTGAAGACTTAATCAATCTCAAGGACTTGCATGATCCTGAGCAATTATCAATTGTTAATCTAATAGGTAATATCGGCACCCCAGCACATTATTCTAATCCAAAAATGTCAGCCTATCTGGGACTGAAGAGCATAAATGATATTTATTTGAAATATGGAAATACAGCCTTCTCCTCCTTTGCGTATATTTATCTAAGCGCTCTTATAGGATCATATCTTGGTGAATATGAATTGGGTAATAAATTCGGTAGGCTTGCATTGGATTTAAGCGAAAAGTACAATAACAAAAAAATCAAATGTAAAACGGATTTTTGTTTTGCATATTTTATTCAACACTGGATCGGGCATGCAAGAGAGGGTATCAAATATTTTGTTAGCGCTTATGAGCTTGGCATAGAGTCGGGGGATCTTATTTATGCGGGACACAGTATAAATATTATGACACTATATCGCTTTATTATGGGAGATAATCTGGATGATATTTTTCATGAATACACCAAATATGAAGATTTCTTAAGAAACACAAAAGATCCATTTATTATTTTTAGATATATTGACAACGTTCATATATATTTAAATTTGAAGGGTTTAGCGGCCGATAAAAACAGTTTTATCCATGGCGATTATAACAAGAATCAACAGCTAAACATCATAAGAGAAGGCAATAATGTTGTTGAAATTGTTCAGCAACTCATTAATCGGATAATAACCCTATTCCTCTTTGAAAAATATCTGGAATGCTATAAACTAAGTAAGGAATTGGATAAAATTCCAGAGGTTGGGACACTATTTGTTGCAGAGCATATCTTCTATTATTCCTTAACCATTTCACCTCTCCTCCTTGACGCTAGTTACACTGAAAAGAATAAATATTGGAGAATATTAAAGAAGAATCAAAGGAAGATGAAAAGATGGGCCAACATCTGTCCGGAGAATTTTCTTCACAAATATCTTTTACTATCTGGAGAGATTTCTCGTATAAGTAAAAGGAACGAAGAGGCAATGAGCTTATATGATGAGGCTATTGCATCAGCACATGATAATGGATACACTCAAAATGAAGCCATTGCATGTGAGGTGGCCGCAAAATTTTATTTATCAATCGGAAGAGAGAAAATAGCGAGAACATATATGCAGGAAGCTTATAATCTATACAAAAAATGGGGAGCTACCGCAAAGACAGAACAGCTTGAAGAGGTATATTCATCGCTTCTATATAAGCATGGCGGTATAATCCCGACATGGGAGGATAGAGGAGAATCGACTGACATCAATGATTCAACAATACTGGATTTTAACACAATGCTTGATGTTATTCAAGCTATATCAAGAGAGATACATCTTGACAAACTCCTCAAGATAATAATGAAGGCAGCTCTTCAGAATTCAGGGGCGCGTAAGGTCTTTCTCATAAAGGAGAGGGATAACGCATTATTCATTTTAGCGGAAGGTAGAATTATTAGCAAAGGGATGCATCATGATATATATACAAGCATTTCGAATTCTATTCCAATTGAATCTAGCGAAGAGCTTTCATCATCAATTGTAAATTATGTTGCACGAACCGGATATGATGTGGCTCTAAATAACGCAAGCAATGAAGGTATATTTATTGATGATCCATATATTATAAAAAATAGCGCAAAATCAATCCTCTGTACACCTATAAAACACTACGGCAGAATCATAACAATTGTCTATCTCGAAAATGATTTAGCAACTGACATCTTCACAACCGAGAGAATCGATGTCCTCAAACTCCTGCTAACACAGGCTGCAATATCCATTGAGAATGCGCAGCTTTACAGAGAACAGGAGATAGCTCTTGAAAAACTGCATAGGCTCGACAAGCTGAAGGACAAGTTAATAAGACAATATGAGGAATCAAAATATAGAATTTTACAGGAGAGGATGAATCCCCATTTTCTCTTTAATGCCATTCACACTATCCATGCCCTAATTCATAAGGATGTGGAAGTGGCGGATAGGGCGATGATTGTGCTGGCAGAGATATATCATTTTTTAATGGATAAATCCTTTAACTCACTTATTACTTTTGAAGAGGAATGGCAGTTTGTTATACATTATCTGGAGTTTGAGAAGCTTCGTTTTTCAGATACCCTCTCATTTGAAACATCTAAAGCCGGAAATTTTAGTGATGTTTTCATCCCTCCACTTATTCTTCAGCCTATAGTAGGGAATTCAATCAAACATGGATTACGACAGAAGATAGGACCTGGTTTTGTGAAGGTATACGCTACGAGATATAATGATATTGTAAGCGTTGAGATATTGGATAATGGCACAGGATTAAAGACTGATGACATCTACTCCCGAAGCTTAGGCAATATCAAGGCTCGTTTGAAATATCATTTTGAGGAATCGGATTTAAGGTTGCGGAACAATCAGGATGGTGGAGTAATTGCGTCAATCTATTTCCGACCTTGTACAGGCATCAGAGGATGA
- a CDS encoding transposase, translating into MKLPIRLLTIIRQDQNKEKYDEFQQYLEFLCKGLGHADRATGLIDYCKGLMLPIEQKSIEPLAAYSDPYNVQAKHQSLHHFIAKSDWSDQSVLSLVFQGVMPWLSTGNSFIGLLMIAIFLKKESIQLV; encoded by the coding sequence ATGAAATTACCAATAAGACTATTAACTATCATAAGGCAAGATCAGAATAAGGAAAAATACGATGAATTTCAACAATATCTTGAATTTTTATGCAAGGGATTAGGGCATGCAGATCGGGCAACAGGATTGATCGATTATTGTAAAGGTTTAATGTTACCAATTGAACAAAAAAGTATAGAACCGCTAGCAGCATATAGCGATCCCTATAATGTACAAGCAAAACATCAATCATTACATCACTTTATAGCTAAGTCAGATTGGTCAGATCAATCGGTACTATCATTAGTGTTTCAGGGAGTAATGCCCTGGTTGTCAACTGGGAATAGTTTTATTGGGTTATTGATGATAGCTATATTCCTAAAAAAGGAATCCATTCAGTTGGTGTAA
- a CDS encoding transposase: MHSVGVSRQYCRQLGKQVNCQVAVSLSLATEKGSILIDYRLYILKEWADDSQRCKKAGIPEDIYFQTKPNIALEQIRRAKRSNIPISKVSADAGYLDITDFRDAIRSEGLTYAVGIKPNT; encoded by the coding sequence ATCCATTCAGTTGGTGTAAGTCGACAATACTGTCGTCAATTAGGCAAACAAGTGAATTGTCAGGTAGCAGTAAGTCTTTCATTAGCTACTGAAAAAGGCAGCATACTAATTGATTATAGATTATATATACTAAAAGAATGGGCAGATGATTCACAACGGTGTAAAAAAGCAGGTATTCCCGAGGATATTTATTTTCAGACAAAACCTAACATTGCATTAGAGCAGATCAGAAGAGCAAAGCGATCAAATATTCCAATCAGTAAAGTATCAGCAGATGCAGGTTATCTTGATATTACTGATTTTCGAGATGCTATTAGATCAGAAGGATTGACTTATGCAGTTGGAATTAAACCAAATACATGA